The following nucleotide sequence is from Lacinutrix sp. Hel_I_90.
TGCTTCCAGGAGAAATTAACGGCTGACGCTTTGATAGAAATCCCTCTACTTTTCTCCATTGCTAACCCATCAGTAATCGCTGAACCTTTATCGACACTACCCAGAGATGCAGTTGCCCCTGAATGATGCAACAGACACTCGGTAATGGACGTTTTCCCGGCATCTACATGGGCTAAAATCCCTATGGTTGAAACTGTTTTATCTAACATTAGTTTGGCCATGAAAACCTAAGCATATCTTTTTGTTGTTATAAGGTATCACCTTAATTGTAGACTTCATTTTCTAAAGCTAACAAATGAGAGACTTTGCCCGCTTTATTTTTTAAAGGGAAAATTTCGATATCACAAACATACTCTTCTCCGTTCTTTCTGTAATTTATTACACGCTCTTTAAAATGAAGTTCCTTTTTTATATTGTCTCTTATTGCTTTTAAAGCGGCTTTTGAAGAATTCTCTCCTTGTAAAAACTTGGGCTGCTTGCCTTTTGAAAAATTGGCAGGATAACCTGTCATTTGTATAAATCCTTTATTCACCCACTGAATCTCTTGATCTATATTTGTTAATACAATAGCTTCAAAAGTCGTTTCCTTCAGCGCTTTTTCAACATCAAAAGACCAATTAAACTTTTCTTTAAACTCTTTGAGTATTTCAATTTCAGTATTTCTAGTAAATTCTTCTGCTTGCCTTTGAAGGTATAGCGCATAAAAATCCCAGCTCTTAAGTGGTGCTCTAAGTGAAGTGTCTTTCATTTGTTTCATATTAAAATGCAGTTGCCATGAAACACAAATAGCTTAGGTATAT
It contains:
- a CDS encoding PAS domain-containing protein, which gives rise to MKDTSLRAPLKSWDFYALYLQRQAEEFTRNTEIEILKEFKEKFNWSFDVEKALKETTFEAIVLTNIDQEIQWVNKGFIQMTGYPANFSKGKQPKFLQGENSSKAALKAIRDNIKKELHFKERVINYRKNGEEYVCDIEIFPLKNKAGKVSHLLALENEVYN